A single window of Streptosporangiales bacterium DNA harbors:
- the secF gene encoding protein translocase subunit SecF, translating into MSRLGRFSQRLHSGDLGYDFIGRRKLWFFVSLILIVISLASFGIRQLNFGVEFSGGSVFQFSAPAATEGQIRGVVRSTVAESDPEHSEVIVQSVSGGRWRVQTASLPAAAVTDVQDAIAEEVGIQADDVSQEQIGPTWGLQVSQKAGLGLLIFLGVCVVFLWAVFDWKMALAAMIALFHDLLLTAGVYSLVGFEVTPATVIGFLTILGYSLYDTVVVFDKVRENTSGILGGNRTTYSRAANLAVNQTLARSINTSVVALLPVVAILVVSTTVLGAGTLQDLSLALFAGMAAGTYSSIFIASPILAILKEREPKMAALRRRVEARESAQGGDGATKKARRAMAAATADSGAKAKPKAGPASTSDADEPDEELDDDTTAAASSGNGTVTVTTPSGSPRGEQNVARRGSQRPQPRRASSNKRKSKGRKRRS; encoded by the coding sequence ATGTCACGGCTCGGTCGGTTCAGCCAGCGCCTGCACAGCGGCGACCTCGGCTACGACTTCATCGGCCGCAGGAAGCTGTGGTTCTTCGTCTCGCTGATCCTCATCGTCATCAGCCTCGCCTCGTTCGGCATCAGGCAGCTGAACTTCGGTGTGGAGTTCAGCGGCGGCTCGGTCTTCCAGTTCTCCGCGCCCGCCGCGACCGAGGGGCAGATCAGGGGCGTCGTGCGCTCCACGGTGGCCGAGTCGGATCCCGAGCACAGTGAGGTGATCGTGCAGAGCGTCAGCGGTGGCCGCTGGCGCGTGCAGACCGCCTCGTTGCCCGCGGCGGCCGTCACCGACGTGCAGGACGCCATCGCCGAGGAGGTCGGTATCCAGGCCGACGACGTGAGCCAGGAGCAGATCGGGCCGACGTGGGGGCTGCAGGTCTCGCAGAAGGCGGGACTCGGCCTGCTCATCTTCCTCGGTGTGTGCGTCGTATTCCTATGGGCGGTGTTCGACTGGAAGATGGCGCTCGCCGCGATGATCGCGCTGTTCCACGACCTGCTGCTCACGGCAGGTGTCTACTCGCTCGTCGGCTTCGAGGTGACGCCGGCGACGGTCATCGGCTTCCTCACCATCCTCGGGTACTCGCTCTACGACACCGTCGTCGTGTTCGACAAGGTGCGCGAGAACACCAGCGGCATCCTCGGCGGCAACCGCACGACGTACAGCCGTGCGGCCAACCTCGCGGTCAACCAGACGCTCGCTCGGTCGATCAACACCTCGGTCGTGGCTCTGCTGCCCGTCGTCGCGATCCTCGTCGTCTCGACCACCGTGCTCGGCGCGGGCACGCTGCAGGACCTCTCGCTGGCCCTCTTCGCCGGCATGGCGGCGGGCACGTACTCGTCGATCTTCATCGCGTCGCCGATCCTCGCCATCCTCAAGGAGCGCGAGCCGAAGATGGCCGCTCTGCGCCGCCGGGTCGAGGCGCGTGAGTCCGCTCAGGGCGGCGACGGCGCGACCAAGAAGGCCCGCCGCGCGATGGCGGCGGCGACGGCCGACTCGGGAGCCAAGGCCAAGCCGAAGGCAGGGCCGGCGAGCACGTCCGACGCCGACGAGCCCGACGAGGAGTTGGACGACGACACGACCGCGGCGGCGTCGTCGGGCAACGGCACGGTCACCGTCACGACGCCGTCGGGTTCCCCGCGCGGCGAGCAGAACGTCGCGCGGCGCGGCTCGCAGCGACCGCAGCCCAGGCGCGCGAGCAGCAACAAGCGCAAGTCGAAGGGCCGGAAGCGCAGGAGCTGA
- a CDS encoding adenine phosphoribosyltransferase, whose product MNVAEVVAAYVRDVPDYPKPGVLFKDITPLLADHTAFSTVVDALVERHGGGPVDKVVGIEARGFILAAPVAYRCGAGFVPVRKEGKLPGETLTESYDLEYGSATIEIHRDAIAPGERVLVIDDVLATGGTACATVELVRRLGGELAGLAFLLELSFLGGRERVADLGADALLTV is encoded by the coding sequence ATGAACGTCGCCGAGGTGGTGGCCGCGTACGTCCGTGACGTGCCCGACTACCCGAAGCCGGGCGTGCTGTTCAAGGACATCACGCCGCTGCTCGCCGACCACACCGCGTTCTCGACCGTGGTCGACGCCCTCGTCGAGCGCCACGGCGGCGGGCCGGTCGACAAGGTGGTGGGGATCGAGGCGCGCGGGTTCATCCTCGCCGCACCGGTCGCCTACCGGTGCGGAGCGGGGTTCGTCCCGGTGCGCAAGGAGGGCAAGCTGCCGGGGGAGACCCTGACCGAGTCCTACGACCTCGAGTACGGCTCCGCCACGATCGAGATACATCGCGATGCGATCGCGCCCGGCGAACGGGTGCTGGTGATCGATGACGTGCTCGCCACCGGCGGCACCGCGTGCGCCACCGTCGAGCTGGTGCGGCGCCTCGGCGGCGAGCTCGCCGGCCTGGCGTTCCTGCTCGAGCTGTCGTTCCTGGGCGGCCGGGAGCGGGTCGCCGACCTGGGCGCGGACGCTCTGCTGACCGTCTGA